One Streptococcus sp. zg-86 DNA window includes the following coding sequences:
- a CDS encoding ABC transporter ATP-binding protein, translated as MTSTTIEVKNIVKKFGTKIALDAISFKIKEGMIFGFLGPSGSGKTTMIHILTGQLAQEQGIAEIFQKDSRNITADDFEKIGIVSDKSGFYEKLSLEKNLQFYGKLYGVNNEKIDELLQKVGLYESKKIPAEKLSTGMKQRMLLTRALINKPKVLFLDEPTSGLDPTTSQSIHKLLIDLKNQGTSIFLTTHDMSEATLLCDELVLLNKGKLVEAGVPKEIIQKYNTSKKLKLTYSNFEEKELTFSEFEGLDLANVVAVHSCEPTLEDIFIQLTGEKLNV; from the coding sequence ATGACTAGCACTACGATTGAAGTAAAAAATATTGTAAAAAAATTTGGAACGAAGATTGCTTTAGATGCTATCAGTTTTAAGATAAAGGAAGGAATGATTTTTGGTTTTTTGGGTCCATCTGGTTCTGGCAAAACAACTATGATTCATATTCTTACAGGACAATTAGCACAAGAACAAGGAATCGCCGAAATTTTTCAAAAAGATTCTCGGAATATAACTGCAGATGATTTTGAGAAAATCGGAATCGTTAGCGATAAGAGTGGATTTTACGAAAAACTTTCACTAGAAAAAAATCTACAATTTTACGGCAAATTATATGGTGTAAACAATGAAAAAATAGATGAACTTTTGCAAAAAGTAGGATTGTATGAGAGCAAAAAAATACCTGCCGAAAAATTATCAACAGGAATGAAACAGCGAATGTTACTAACTCGAGCCTTGATAAATAAGCCAAAAGTTTTATTTCTTGATGAGCCTACAAGTGGTCTAGATCCAACAACTTCTCAATCTATTCACAAACTATTGATTGATTTGAAAAATCAGGGAACATCTATTTTTTTAACAACACATGATATGAGTGAGGCGACCTTACTTTGCGATGAATTAGTTCTACTAAACAAAGGAAAATTAGTAGAAGCAGGTGTACCAAAAGAGATTATCCAAAAATACAATACAAGCAAAAAATTAAAGTTAACCTACTCAAATTTTGAAGAAAAAGAACTGACTTTCTCAGAATTTGAAGGATTAGACTTAGCGAATGTTGTAGCAGTTCATTCTTGTGAACCAACACTAGAGGATATTTTTATACAGCTTACAGGGGAGAAATTAAATGTTTAA
- a CDS encoding helix-turn-helix domain-containing protein codes for MGDIKVEIGKRIRSARLNKGLTQIDICDDESELTIRQLARIENGQAMVTLPKIIFLSEKLGIPVQDLLDRNKIEIPNRYLELKNKLIKSHTYGDAERIRQHELMFDEIYEEFYDNLPEEEQLLVEVLQVKLDVFSSRNSEFGIRLLEEYLHQILKKKHYSYNDLLIIDLYLFCCAIDLEDKTYFEELSQKVLSYIDYSDFERMYVLEKILLSILTQIEPDQYLLYTKTFREIIETTNNFQHKPAIYAFEAKYYLQVQKDIEKATESYDKSIMFAKMLNDTVLASNLEKEKSADLGNLT; via the coding sequence GTGGGAGATATTAAGGTTGAGATTGGAAAAAGAATCCGTTCGGCACGACTAAACAAAGGCCTTACGCAAATAGATATTTGTGATGACGAATCAGAGTTAACCATACGACAATTGGCTCGGATAGAGAACGGCCAAGCAATGGTAACGTTACCTAAAATAATTTTTTTATCAGAAAAGCTTGGAATTCCAGTTCAAGATTTACTCGATAGGAATAAGATTGAGATCCCAAACAGATATTTAGAACTTAAGAATAAGTTGATTAAATCACACACTTACGGCGATGCGGAGCGAATCAGACAACACGAATTAATGTTTGATGAAATCTATGAAGAATTCTACGACAATCTACCGGAAGAAGAGCAATTATTGGTAGAGGTTTTACAAGTTAAATTAGATGTTTTTTCAAGTAGAAATTCTGAGTTCGGAATTCGTTTACTCGAGGAATACCTTCATCAGATTCTAAAAAAGAAGCACTACAGTTATAATGATTTGCTGATTATTGATTTATATCTCTTTTGCTGCGCCATCGATTTGGAGGATAAAACCTACTTCGAGGAATTGTCACAAAAAGTCCTGTCCTACATTGATTACAGCGATTTTGAACGAATGTATGTATTAGAGAAAATATTATTGTCTATACTGACACAGATAGAACCAGATCAGTATCTTTTATACACAAAAACCTTTAGAGAAATTATAGAAACAACGAATAACTTCCAGCATAAGCCTGCTATTTATGCTTTTGAAGCAAAATATTATTTACAAGTACAGAAAGACATTGAAAAAGCTACAGAGTCGTACGATAAGTCGATTATGTTCGCAAAAATGCTGAACGATACAGTGTTAGCAAGTAACCTTGAAAAAGAAAAATCGGCAGATTTAGGCAACCTGACTTAG
- a CDS encoding amidase — MYQDATAMAEAIRSGVVSAEECVKASIDKIEELNPVLNAVVSTQYERALEQARNVKKDNQPFAGVPILLKDLGQEQEGELSTSGSRLFTHYRAQKSDLYTQRMEALGFIVLGRTNTPEFGFKNISDSQVHGSVNLPMDVTRNAGGSSGGSAAAVASGMVPLAGASDGGGSIRIPASFNGLIGLKTSRGRIPVGPSSYRGWQGASVHFALTKSIRDTKRLLYHLQTYQVEAPFPLQTLSWDCLFAPEKRSLKIAFSLKSPIGTQVEKEAQEAVLSILPLLEQLGHQVVELTRDPLDGIEAIRSYYMMNSVETAQMFVEIERSLGRKATIDDMELMTWAIYRSGLTIPAHRYSHILQDWDQYSAKMAAFHQQYDVLLTPTVANAAPKHGQFALDKHIEEKLRNMDDYEMEEQQELIWQMFEAALAWTPFTAQANLTGQPSISLPVYQTAQGLPIGVQLTAAKGREDILLSLAEELENEGKWFGKAL; from the coding sequence ATGTACCAAGATGCGACAGCTATGGCAGAGGCTATTAGAAGCGGCGTGGTGTCAGCGGAAGAATGTGTTAAAGCAAGTATTGACAAGATTGAGGAATTGAACCCAGTTCTGAATGCAGTTGTAAGCACTCAATATGAGCGAGCGTTGGAGCAAGCAAGAAATGTGAAAAAAGATAATCAGCCCTTTGCAGGTGTTCCGATTCTGTTAAAAGATTTAGGCCAAGAACAGGAAGGGGAATTATCCACATCTGGCTCTCGCTTATTTACTCATTATAGGGCACAAAAGAGTGACCTTTATACGCAGCGGATGGAAGCGCTAGGTTTTATTGTGCTAGGACGAACTAATACGCCAGAGTTTGGTTTTAAGAATATTTCAGATAGCCAAGTGCATGGGTCTGTGAATTTACCGATGGATGTGACGCGAAATGCAGGTGGATCAAGTGGTGGTTCGGCAGCTGCTGTCGCTTCTGGTATGGTGCCTCTAGCGGGTGCCTCAGATGGTGGTGGTTCTATCCGTATTCCTGCTAGTTTCAATGGTTTAATTGGTTTAAAGACTAGTCGAGGACGGATACCAGTTGGGCCTTCCTCTTACCGCGGTTGGCAAGGGGCTTCTGTCCATTTTGCCTTGACCAAATCAATTCGAGATACCAAGCGACTACTCTATCATTTGCAGACCTATCAAGTGGAGGCACCTTTCCCTTTGCAAACCCTATCTTGGGATTGTCTGTTCGCTCCAGAAAAAAGATCGCTCAAAATTGCCTTTTCGCTCAAATCCCCCATTGGAACGCAGGTAGAAAAAGAAGCGCAGGAGGCTGTTTTAAGTATATTGCCCCTCTTGGAGCAACTGGGGCATCAAGTGGTTGAATTGACGAGAGATCCGCTAGATGGGATAGAAGCTATTCGTTCTTATTACATGATGAATAGTGTTGAAACGGCACAGATGTTTGTGGAAATTGAACGTAGTTTGGGGCGCAAGGCGACAATTGATGATATGGAGTTGATGACCTGGGCGATTTACCGTAGTGGATTAACGATTCCAGCCCATCGTTATAGTCATATTTTACAGGACTGGGATCAATACAGTGCAAAAATGGCAGCTTTTCATCAACAGTATGATGTCTTGTTGACTCCTACGGTAGCAAATGCTGCTCCCAAACATGGTCAATTTGCATTAGACAAACACATAGAAGAAAAGCTACGGAATATGGATGACTATGAGATGGAGGAGCAGCAAGAATTGATTTGGCAAATGTTTGAAGCAGCTTTAGCTTGGACTCCATTTACTGCACAGGCTAATTTAACAGGTCAACCGTCTATCAGTTTACCGGTCTATCAAACAGCTCAAGGCCTGCCAATTGGTGTCCAACTAACAGCCGCTAAAGGGCGTGAGGATATTCTTCTATCGCTGGCAGAAGAGCTTGAAAATGAAGGAAAATGGTTTGGAAAAGCGCTTTAA
- a CDS encoding transporter substrate-binding domain-containing protein: MLKKLLASAVLVSSLALAACSGNAEKTSSANQTEWDRIKEAGVLKVATPGTLYPTSYHNDDNELVGYEIDMLNEIGKRLDIKVEYQEIGVAEAFTSVDSGKVDIAVNNFDTTKERLEKYNFSTPYKYSIGGMIVREDGSSGIEAADLSDWKGKKAGGGAGTQYMKIAEKLGAEPVIYDNVTNDVYLRDVSTGRTDFIPNDYYTQVIAVKYITQQFPDIKVKMGTAKYNPTEQGIVMSKVDTSLKEKLDEVLKAMKEDGTLKAISEKYYAGQDLTEPEKGVESLPVIDTSDVK, from the coding sequence ATGTTGAAAAAATTACTAGCCTCAGCTGTACTTGTATCCTCCTTGGCATTAGCTGCGTGTTCTGGAAATGCAGAAAAAACATCTTCTGCAAATCAGACAGAATGGGATCGTATTAAAGAGGCAGGAGTGTTGAAAGTTGCAACCCCAGGAACGCTTTATCCAACGTCTTACCATAATGATGACAATGAGTTAGTTGGATATGAAATTGATATGCTCAATGAAATTGGTAAGCGATTAGATATTAAAGTTGAATACCAAGAAATTGGTGTTGCGGAAGCCTTTACATCTGTCGATAGTGGAAAAGTTGATATCGCTGTGAATAACTTTGATACGACAAAAGAACGGTTAGAAAAATACAATTTCTCTACTCCATATAAATACTCTATTGGCGGTATGATTGTTCGTGAAGACGGTTCATCAGGTATTGAAGCAGCTGATTTGAGCGATTGGAAAGGTAAAAAAGCTGGAGGCGGTGCTGGTACTCAGTACATGAAAATTGCAGAGAAATTAGGTGCAGAGCCTGTAATCTATGATAATGTTACGAATGATGTCTACTTGCGCGATGTGTCAACAGGTCGTACAGACTTTATTCCAAACGATTATTATACTCAAGTGATTGCGGTAAAATATATTACACAACAATTCCCAGATATTAAGGTGAAAATGGGAACGGCTAAATACAATCCGACTGAGCAAGGAATTGTGATGAGTAAGGTTGATACGAGCCTAAAAGAAAAGCTAGATGAAGTCCTCAAAGCGATGAAAGAAGATGGGACGCTCAAGGCAATTTCTGAAAAATACTATGCTGGTCAAGACTTGACAGAGCCTGAAAAAGGAGTAGAAAGTTTACCAGTTATTGATACATCAGACGTCAAATAG
- a CDS encoding amino acid ABC transporter permease produces MNWQAIFNLELAREAIPKILEGLPYTLSLSLIGFALGTVFGFFVALCRMSRLAIFRYLAMLHISLMRGIPLMVLLFFIYFGLPFMGLELDAISASIIAFTLMSSAYISEIIRSSLSAIDHGQWEAARSLGLKTSIIYRKVIIPQAFRIAVPPLSNVLLDMVKSTSLTAMITVPELFNKAKIIGGAKSDYMTVYICVALIYWMICTLYALGQVHLEKRLATY; encoded by the coding sequence ATGAATTGGCAGGCTATTTTTAATCTAGAGCTAGCAAGGGAGGCAATTCCTAAGATTTTAGAAGGTTTACCTTATACTCTTTCCTTATCCCTCATTGGTTTTGCCTTGGGAACTGTTTTTGGCTTTTTTGTAGCCCTTTGTCGGATGTCACGTCTAGCTATTTTTCGCTATTTAGCCATGCTCCATATTTCTTTGATGCGAGGAATTCCGCTAATGGTCTTACTCTTTTTTATCTATTTTGGCTTACCTTTTATGGGCTTGGAGTTAGATGCAATTAGTGCTAGTATCATTGCATTTACCCTCATGTCGAGTGCCTATATTTCAGAGATTATTCGTTCATCACTTTCTGCGATTGATCATGGGCAATGGGAGGCGGCTCGTTCTCTTGGATTAAAGACCTCGATTATCTATCGGAAAGTGATTATTCCCCAAGCCTTTCGGATTGCAGTGCCACCCCTTAGCAATGTTTTGTTAGATATGGTAAAAAGTACCTCGCTGACTGCTATGATTACTGTGCCAGAATTATTTAATAAGGCTAAAATTATCGGTGGAGCTAAGTCAGATTATATGACAGTCTATATTTGTGTAGCCTTGATTTACTGGATGATTTGTACCCTCTATGCACTAGGACAAGTTCATCTGGAAAAACGCTTGGCAACCTATTGA
- a CDS encoding Fur family transcriptional regulator, translating into MSIPIHHTDHQEAYAHVVNHLKEKGVRMTETRKAVIRYLIDSSEHPSAEMIYKDLRPAYPNMSLATVYNNLKVLVEEGFVTELKRNNDTTTYYDFMGHDHLNVICERCGKITDLIAENMPSLEHQVEAQTGYQITKELLTVYGICPDCQ; encoded by the coding sequence ATGTCTATCCCTATCCATCATACTGATCACCAAGAAGCCTATGCGCACGTCGTCAATCACCTAAAAGAAAAAGGAGTACGGATGACTGAAACCAGAAAAGCAGTTATTCGCTATCTTATTGACAGCTCCGAACATCCAAGCGCCGAGATGATTTACAAAGACCTACGCCCAGCTTATCCCAATATGAGCCTGGCCACTGTTTATAACAATCTCAAGGTCTTAGTCGAAGAAGGATTCGTCACTGAATTAAAACGTAATAACGATACAACCACCTACTACGACTTCATGGGCCACGATCATTTAAATGTCATCTGTGAACGCTGTGGAAAAATTACTGATTTGATCGCTGAAAATATGCCTAGCCTCGAACATCAGGTCGAAGCTCAAACAGGCTATCAGATTACCAAAGAACTCTTAACCGTTTATGGTATTTGTCCAGATTGCCAATAA
- the truA gene encoding tRNA pseudouridine(38-40) synthase TruA produces the protein MTRYKAIISYDGYDFSGFQRQPHARTVQEELEKTLRRLNSGQEVVVHGAGRTDSGVHAYGQVIHFDLLGTRDVEKLRYALDTQSPEDIDVVAVAQVADDFHCRYAKHQKTYEFLVDIGRPKNPMMRRYATHFPYDLELSRMTEAIRSLVGTHDFTGFTASGTAVENKVRTITEARVEVDTDRNLLVFTFTGNGFLYKQVRNMVGTLLKIGNHRMPVEQIERILKEKDRQLAGPTAAPNGLYLKEIWYEE, from the coding sequence ATGACAAGATATAAAGCGATTATTTCCTATGATGGATACGATTTTTCAGGTTTTCAGCGCCAACCCCATGCACGGACCGTTCAGGAGGAATTGGAAAAGACCTTGCGACGTTTAAATAGCGGACAAGAAGTAGTGGTACACGGAGCGGGGCGGACAGACAGTGGGGTACATGCTTATGGACAAGTCATTCATTTTGACTTGCTAGGCACCCGTGATGTTGAAAAGTTGCGTTATGCATTGGACACTCAAAGTCCGGAAGATATTGATGTAGTAGCTGTTGCGCAAGTGGCAGACGATTTTCATTGCCGTTATGCCAAACACCAGAAAACCTATGAGTTTTTAGTGGATATTGGTCGGCCGAAGAATCCGATGATGCGGCGCTATGCGACTCATTTTCCCTATGATTTGGAGTTGTCCCGTATGACAGAAGCGATTCGGTCTTTAGTTGGGACTCATGATTTCACAGGTTTTACAGCCTCTGGTACAGCAGTAGAGAACAAGGTACGGACAATTACAGAAGCGCGTGTGGAAGTAGACACAGATCGGAATTTACTAGTTTTCACCTTTACAGGAAATGGCTTTCTCTATAAACAGGTACGCAATATGGTGGGGACCTTGTTGAAAATTGGCAATCATCGGATGCCGGTTGAGCAGATAGAGCGCATTTTGAAAGAAAAAGACAGGCAGTTAGCAGGTCCTACGGCTGCACCCAATGGTCTATACTTAAAGGAGATTTGGTATGAAGAGTAA
- a CDS encoding bifunctional hydroxymethylpyrimidine kinase/phosphomethylpyrimidine kinase codes for MKSKYIVALSGNDIFSGGGLHADLTTYTVNGLHGFVAVTCLTAMTEKGFEVIPIDEAVFAKQLASLKDIPFAGIKLGLLPNVAIAKQALAFVRSHQDIPIVLDPVLVCKETHDVEVSNLRDELLAFLPYITIVTPNVAEAELLTQRKIQTLDEMKEAAQTLYDLGARHVVIKGGNRLNHERALDVYYDGKTVQVLDSQVLNNNNTGAGCTFASSIASHLVLGSKVAEAVTEAKDFVYRAIQAADEYGVVQYEN; via the coding sequence ATGAAGAGTAAATACATCGTAGCCCTTTCAGGGAATGATATTTTTAGTGGCGGTGGACTGCATGCAGACTTGACAACCTATACGGTCAATGGCTTGCATGGTTTTGTTGCGGTGACTTGTTTAACTGCTATGACAGAAAAAGGATTTGAAGTCATACCGATTGATGAAGCAGTCTTTGCGAAACAGTTGGCTAGTTTAAAAGATATTCCTTTTGCGGGCATAAAATTAGGGTTACTACCCAATGTAGCCATTGCTAAGCAGGCACTCGCCTTTGTACGTTCTCATCAAGATATTCCGATTGTCCTTGATCCGGTTTTAGTTTGTAAGGAAACACATGATGTGGAAGTGAGTAATCTACGCGATGAGTTACTGGCATTTTTACCCTATATCACCATTGTCACTCCGAATGTGGCAGAAGCGGAGCTATTGACCCAAAGAAAAATCCAAACGCTTGATGAGATGAAAGAAGCTGCTCAGACTTTATACGATTTAGGAGCTAGACATGTGGTTATCAAAGGTGGTAATCGCCTCAATCATGAACGTGCGTTAGATGTTTACTATGATGGAAAGACAGTTCAAGTGCTAGATTCGCAGGTTTTGAACAATAATAATACAGGTGCTGGTTGTACATTTGCCTCAAGCATTGCCAGTCATTTGGTTCTAGGCAGCAAGGTAGCAGAGGCGGTGACAGAAGCTAAGGATTTTGTCTACCGTGCCATTCAAGCAGCAGATGAATATGGAGTAGTACAATATGAAAATTAA
- a CDS encoding ECF transporter S component — protein MKINQTQRIVLLSILTALTVVLGYIHVPTLTGFITLLDVGVFFTAFYLGAKEGAIVGGLSALLLDFLLGYPQWAFFSLLFHGLQGYAAGWSGKGRILGLFLASIAMVGGYFIASVFLYNVASALDGLAGNLIQNAVGIILGSILAAAMTKVRKVAV, from the coding sequence ATGAAAATTAATCAAACGCAACGAATCGTGTTATTGTCCATTTTGACGGCTTTGACAGTCGTTTTGGGCTACATACACGTTCCTACTTTAACAGGCTTTATTACATTATTAGATGTGGGAGTCTTCTTTACAGCCTTTTATCTTGGGGCAAAAGAGGGAGCAATTGTTGGTGGTTTATCGGCTCTTCTGCTCGATTTCTTACTAGGTTATCCACAATGGGCCTTCTTCAGTCTGCTCTTTCATGGTCTGCAAGGTTATGCAGCTGGTTGGTCAGGAAAGGGTCGGATTCTCGGGCTGTTTCTAGCTTCAATTGCCATGGTTGGTGGCTATTTTATAGCGAGTGTGTTCTTGTATAACGTTGCTAGTGCCCTAGATGGTCTTGCCGGAAATCTCATTCAAAATGCAGTCGGAATCATTCTTGGGTCAATCCTTGCAGCTGCAATGACCAAGGTCAGAAAGGTGGCGGTCTAG
- a CDS encoding TIGR01440 family protein, with amino-acid sequence MDMEIIRQETLTVLEEVLELSQIQKGQLFVLGLSSSEVLGGSIGKRSSLEVGQVIVKTILDTLTEKGIYLAVQGCEHLNRALVVEREFALAKDLEMVNVLPSLHAGGSGQLAAFEYMTDPIEVEFVTAYAGLDIGDTSIGMHVKHVQVPLRPTLRQIGQAHVTALASRPKLIGGARALYQEDSIRKR; translated from the coding sequence ATGGATATGGAAATAATCAGACAGGAAACCTTGACGGTCTTAGAAGAGGTGCTAGAACTCAGCCAAATTCAAAAAGGGCAGTTGTTTGTCTTGGGGCTTTCTTCAAGTGAGGTTTTGGGAGGTTCTATCGGCAAGCGCTCTAGTCTTGAAGTCGGCCAAGTGATTGTTAAGACTATATTAGACACTCTTACGGAGAAAGGAATATACCTTGCCGTTCAAGGTTGTGAACATTTAAATCGCGCCTTGGTAGTGGAAAGAGAATTTGCGCTTGCTAAGGATTTAGAAATGGTGAATGTACTACCGAGCTTACATGCAGGGGGTTCAGGTCAGTTAGCAGCTTTTGAGTATATGACAGATCCTATTGAAGTTGAATTTGTCACAGCCTATGCGGGTCTTGACATCGGAGATACCTCGATTGGTATGCATGTCAAACATGTTCAAGTGCCTCTGCGACCGACCTTACGCCAGATTGGACAGGCTCATGTCACAGCGCTTGCTAGTCGGCCAAAATTGATTGGCGGAGCTAGGGCTTTGTATCAAGAAGATAGCATTCGCAAGAGATAG